One window of the Eucalyptus grandis isolate ANBG69807.140 chromosome 6, ASM1654582v1, whole genome shotgun sequence genome contains the following:
- the LOC104450614 gene encoding probable receptor-like protein kinase At1g80640 isoform X1 has translation MNVPSLLLLPMWVISTSFFSAVVITDAWPDPAVSTILVPLSRSQEAPVSQFSSEMNAQSPGMAEVKVVHHQDLNKKILVALIVASTLLAVVLIFLVCFWIYLSKNSKKRSKSKGSANTDYAGGLPLNPMVGKLNTSAVMGKKGCAAVFEYNLLEAATNHFHERSILGEGGRGVVYKARLSEKLLAAVKKWDDADQDAQREFENELNWLSKIQHQNVVTLLGYCIHGQARYLVYEMMQNGSLETQLHGPTHGSALPWHLRMKIAVDVARGLEFLHERCNPPVVHRDLKSSNILLDSDFNAKLSDFGLAVSAQNKNNVKISGTVGYLAPEYLLDGKLTDKSDVYAFGIVLLELLMGRKPVQKTESNQCQSLVTWAMPQLTDRSKLPNIVDPVIKDTMDLKHLYQVAAVAVLCIQPEPSYRPLITDVLHSLIPLVPVELGGSLRVTEPVPTVGLDPSH, from the exons ATGAATGTTCCTAGTCTCTTGCTTCTGCCCATGTGGGTAATAAGCACGTCTTTTTTCTCGGCCGTTGTCATCACTGATGCCTGGCCAGACCCTGCTGTTTCCACCATTTTAGTCCCCCTCTCGCGCTCTCAGGAGGCACCCGTTTCCCAGTTCTCTTCGGAAATGAATGCTCAGTCTCCAG GAATGGCAGAGGTCAAAGTAGTGCACCACCAGGATTTGAACAAGAAGATTCTGGTGGCACTCATTGTTGCATCTACTCTCCTTGCTGtggttttgatttttcttgtttgcttCTGGATATATCTTTCGAAGAATTCGAAGAAGAGATCTAAAAGTAAGGGCTCAGCAAACACGG ATTATGCTGGGGGACTTCCATTGAACCCAATGGTGGGTAAATTGAATACCTCTGCTGTTATGGGCAAAAAGGGTTGTGCTGCTGTTTTTGAGTATAACCTCTTGGAAGCTGCGACCAATCATTTTCATGAGAGGAGCATTTTGGGCGAAGGTGGCCGTGGAGTTGTCTATAAAGCTCGTCTTAGTGAAAAGCTCCTTGCTGCTGTGAAGAAGTGGGATGATGCCGATCAGGATGCTCAGAGAGAATTTGAG AACGAGTTGAATTGGTTGAGTAAAATCCAACATCAAAATGTAGTCACTCTTTTGGGCTACTGCATTCATGGACAAGCGCGATATCTCGTGTATGAGATGATGCAGAATGGGTCATTGGAGACTCAATTGCATG GACCTACACATGGATCAGCTTTACCCTGGCACCTCCGTATGAAGATTGCTGTTGATGTCGCCAG AGGATTAGAATTTCTTCATGAACGGTGCAACCCTCCtgtggtgcatagagatcttaAATCATCAAACATTCTCTTGGATTCAGACTTCAATGCTAAG CTTTCTGATTTTGGGCTCGCTGTGAGtgctcaaaacaaaaataatgtgAAGATCTCTGGCACGGTGGGTTATTTGGCCCCAGAGTACCTGTTGGATG GTAAATTAACAGATAAAAGTGATGTCTACGCTTTTGGAATTGTCCTCCTAGAGCTTCTGATGGGAAGAAAGCCTGTGCAGAAGACGGAATCAAATCAATGCCAGTCCCTAGTAACCTGG GCCATGCCTCAGCTCACTGACAGATCAAAGCTTCCAAACATTGTCGATCCTGTTATCAAAGACACGATGGATTTGAAGCACTTATATCAG GTCGCTGCTGTAGCAGTACTATGTATTCAACCAGAACCAAGCTACAGACCATTGATAACGGATGTTCTGCATTCTCTTATCCCGCTCGTTCCTGTCGAGCTTGGAGGGTCCCTCAGAGTAACAGAACCTGTTCCAACGGTTGGCCTTGACCCTTCTCACTGA
- the LOC104450614 gene encoding probable receptor-like protein kinase At1g80640 isoform X2: MNVPSLLLLPMWVISTSFFSAVVITDAWPDPAVSTILVPLSRSQEAPVSQFSSEMNAQSPGMAEVKVVHHQDLNKKILVALIVASTLLAVVLIFLVCFWIYLSKNSKKRSKSKGSANTDYAGGLPLNPMVGKLNTSAVMGKKGCAAVFEYNLLEAATNHFHERSILGEGGRGVVYKARLSEKLLAAVKKWDDADQDAQREFENELNWLSKIQHQNVVTLLGYCIHGQARYLVYEMMQNGSLETQLHGPTHGSALPWHLRMKIAVDVARGLEFLHERCNPPVVHRDLKSSNILLDSDFNAKLSDFGLAVSAQNKNNVKISGTVGYLAPEYLLDDKSDVYAFGIVLLELLMGRKPVQKTESNQCQSLVTWAMPQLTDRSKLPNIVDPVIKDTMDLKHLYQVAAVAVLCIQPEPSYRPLITDVLHSLIPLVPVELGGSLRVTEPVPTVGLDPSH; the protein is encoded by the exons ATGAATGTTCCTAGTCTCTTGCTTCTGCCCATGTGGGTAATAAGCACGTCTTTTTTCTCGGCCGTTGTCATCACTGATGCCTGGCCAGACCCTGCTGTTTCCACCATTTTAGTCCCCCTCTCGCGCTCTCAGGAGGCACCCGTTTCCCAGTTCTCTTCGGAAATGAATGCTCAGTCTCCAG GAATGGCAGAGGTCAAAGTAGTGCACCACCAGGATTTGAACAAGAAGATTCTGGTGGCACTCATTGTTGCATCTACTCTCCTTGCTGtggttttgatttttcttgtttgcttCTGGATATATCTTTCGAAGAATTCGAAGAAGAGATCTAAAAGTAAGGGCTCAGCAAACACGG ATTATGCTGGGGGACTTCCATTGAACCCAATGGTGGGTAAATTGAATACCTCTGCTGTTATGGGCAAAAAGGGTTGTGCTGCTGTTTTTGAGTATAACCTCTTGGAAGCTGCGACCAATCATTTTCATGAGAGGAGCATTTTGGGCGAAGGTGGCCGTGGAGTTGTCTATAAAGCTCGTCTTAGTGAAAAGCTCCTTGCTGCTGTGAAGAAGTGGGATGATGCCGATCAGGATGCTCAGAGAGAATTTGAG AACGAGTTGAATTGGTTGAGTAAAATCCAACATCAAAATGTAGTCACTCTTTTGGGCTACTGCATTCATGGACAAGCGCGATATCTCGTGTATGAGATGATGCAGAATGGGTCATTGGAGACTCAATTGCATG GACCTACACATGGATCAGCTTTACCCTGGCACCTCCGTATGAAGATTGCTGTTGATGTCGCCAG AGGATTAGAATTTCTTCATGAACGGTGCAACCCTCCtgtggtgcatagagatcttaAATCATCAAACATTCTCTTGGATTCAGACTTCAATGCTAAG CTTTCTGATTTTGGGCTCGCTGTGAGtgctcaaaacaaaaataatgtgAAGATCTCTGGCACGGTGGGTTATTTGGCCCCAGAGTACCTGTTGGATG ATAAAAGTGATGTCTACGCTTTTGGAATTGTCCTCCTAGAGCTTCTGATGGGAAGAAAGCCTGTGCAGAAGACGGAATCAAATCAATGCCAGTCCCTAGTAACCTGG GCCATGCCTCAGCTCACTGACAGATCAAAGCTTCCAAACATTGTCGATCCTGTTATCAAAGACACGATGGATTTGAAGCACTTATATCAG GTCGCTGCTGTAGCAGTACTATGTATTCAACCAGAACCAAGCTACAGACCATTGATAACGGATGTTCTGCATTCTCTTATCCCGCTCGTTCCTGTCGAGCTTGGAGGGTCCCTCAGAGTAACAGAACCTGTTCCAACGGTTGGCCTTGACCCTTCTCACTGA